Sequence from the bacterium genome:
TTTTCCATTTTCCATTCTTAGCTTTTTTAAGTGGATGACGATTTTCATTCCATCCATTGAATTCACCTAAAAGCTCAACCGATCGGGCATCTGTCAAATCCACTTCAAATAGCATTTTTTTTGTTTTTTGATTGTATGATACCATAGTTATTGCCCCCGTTAGTTGAAAAAAATGATTAAATCGATTATAAAGAAAAAACGTAATAATTACAATAATCAATTCATTGTATGTTTGTTAACAAGCTGTTTTTATGCAATTTTTGGGAGGATAAAAAACTTGACTTTCAAACTCGGAATTGATACTTTAGCCAACCTTTGAATAATCAATATCTTTTTTGACATAATAGGAATAAGAATTTCATGGCAGGAGTTAGCGATTTTAGAACGGGCATGACTATTTTAATGGATGGTAATTTATTTATCGTAACTGAATTTCAACATCGGAACCCTGGTAATTGGCGTGCGTTTGTAGTCGCTAAATTAAAAAATGTCAGGACAGGGCGTGTTATTGAAAAAACTTTCCGTTCACATGACAAGCTAGAAGAGGTTCGTACCGATGCTAAAGAAATGCAATTTTTGTATTCTGATGGAAGTATGATGCATTTTATGGATAATGTTACGTTCGAGCAAGTGGGGATACCGGTAGAGACTGTAGGTGAGGCGGCCAATTATTTACGCGAAGGTATTACACCGAAAATCCTTTTCTATGAAGGGAATGCGGTTAATATCGAATTACCTATTACGGTTGAATTGAAAGTTGTAACGACGGCGCCGGGTGTAAGAGGTGATACGGTGACAGGCGGTAGCAAGCCTGCTGAATTGGAAACCGGAGCGACCGTGAATGTTCCTCTTTTTATCAATGAAGGTGATCGCGTCAAGGTCGACACTCGTACCGGTGAATATTTGGAACGCGTCACTAAATAAAATTTTGTAATTAATCGACTCGAGGAGTGGTGATGATGGATCTTAATGAGTTGAAGAAACTCATCAAAATAGTTGATGAGAGTAATGTCAATGAAGTCGAGATTGAAGAAGAATTATCGAAGGCCAAAGGTAAACTGAAAGTTCGTATCAGTAAGAATCATGGAGTTTCGGCTATGACGGTACTACCACAGGCTCATCAGACCTCCCATTTTCCACCTCCATTAGTACAACACACTCCGACGACTCAACCGCTGCAATTCGAAAGCCAGGAAACAATAACGAAATCGCAAGCCGAGCGTCCGCTCGATGTAGTAGACAAAGGCGAATTTATTGAAGTAAAATCGCCGATCGTAGGCACATTTTATCGTTCACCTGCTCCTGATGCGGATTCTTATGTGGATGTCGGTACAGTTATTAAACCGGGACAGACTTTGTGTATTATCGAAGCCATGAAGATCATGAACGAAATTGAAAGCGAAGTCAGCGGTAAAGTTGCCAAAATTCTTGTCGAAAACGGTCAACCCGTGGAATACAATCAGACGTTGTTTCTTATCGGAAAAGCATAATCTCGTCAAATCCAAAAAGCTCTTTTGATGACAGTCACCCTGAAATAATTTAGGGTGACTTTTTTTATTCATTTATTCAGTACGCTTGCTATGTCCTTACGAACTAAAATATACGGGGGCTACTTTTTTCTGTTATGTTTTTGGTTAATTGTCTGGTTTTATCTCAATCATCATGTGGAACGCGTTCACACGTTATTGGATGTTTTGACGCCACTGGAACATTCGCGTACTCAGTTAGTAAAGCGTATTCATTCGGGGCTACGCAATCAGGAGAAACTCGCTGCTGTATTGGCCACAAACATTGGATCAACAAATTTTGAAAACAATATCGGCGCTATGACCTCTGAAATGGGCGATATTCAATACAGCGCTGATAGTTTACTTTTTCTGTCTTCACGCTGGCATCAGACGGCTGACAAAATCTACAATAGTAATTTTGATCGTTTAGTATTGGGATTAGGGCTTGGATATTCGGAAGTGCAGGAAGCCAATCAAACTGCTTTTCGTAATGAGATTCTACAAATTAATGATCTGAAAATTTTTGAAAAGCAAATTGGTGATTTATTTGAAAAACAAAGAACAGCAGCCGATGCCCGTCATGCGCGCAATTTTAATACGAAATTCGATCGATGGATCAGTGCATTATCAGATTCTATGCTGGCCAGATTGAATACCTTTGAGCATATAAGCAATCAAAATACGATTGTACGTATCAATACGATCAATGAAATCAGCCATTCTATGAATTGGTTGAGCTACGGCATTCTCATAGTGACATTAATATTTGTTGTCATTCTCACTCACGACGTTCGGCAGATTCTGTCGGGGTTCAGGGTACTTAAATCGGCTGCTCAGGAAGTTGCACAAGGTAAATTGCAACCGCATGTTCCAGCCAAAGGATTTAAAGAAATGGAAGAGCTTTTGGCGGCTTTTAATGCAATGACCGAACAACTGCGCGAATTAGAAAATTTAAAATCGGACTTTTTCAGTAAATTGGTTCACGATTTTAAAAGTCCATTAGACAACATTAAACAATCAGCCGATGTATTGCTCAATGATATTACCGGTGGCTCGCTTGATTCCAATCAGAAAAAATTTTTAGAAATCATTAAGCGAAGCGCCAGTAATTTGCGAGCGATGGTGCAAGAACAACTCAACGAATCGAAGCTTATAGCTGGTCAGTCAGAGCTTAAATATGAAATGTGTGATTTAAAAGAACTGATTCGTGACCGGATTGAATTGCAACGCCCGACAGCCGTTGCAAAACAGGTTAGCTTTTCAATGAAGTTCAATGAAGCTAATTTTACCATTGCATGCGATCGAAATAAAATAAGCCGTGTAATGGATAATTTATTAAGCAATGCTATTAAATTTTCCCGATCGGATACAAGGATTTCAGTCGAATTGGAAGACAAAGGCGAACAGGTTCAGGTGCGAATCAAAGACAGCGGTGTCGGCATTCCGGCTGAGAAACAAAACGTTATTTTTAAAAAATACGGGCGGCTAAGTTCATCGGACATGACGACCGGTACCGGGCTTGGATTGTACACGGCTAAATATATTGTTGAATTGCACCGGGGAAGTATCTGGTTTAAAAGTAAATCCGGGTTCGGATCAACTTTTTATTTTATATTACCCAAAGAGCCGCCTATTGTATTGCCGCCCAACACCTGATCCTGATTTTCTAATAACCCGCTCATTGTTACCAACTCATATCCATTTTCGCGCAACAAGCGAATCGTTTCCGGCAATGCCTCGGCTGTATGTTTACCGCCTTTATTCATGTGCATGATAACGATCGTACCACTCTTAACTCCGTTGAGAATCTGTGTTATAAGCCTTTCTTTTGTGGCATGGGGATCAGGATCGCCGGATGGGATATCGCCGACGATGGTTGTGAGTCCCAGTGCGGCTGCTGTTTGAATTACCCGGTCGTCATATTCAATATAAGGAGGTCTGAAAAATTTCGGAACCACACCTGTGACTGTGTAAATAATTTCTTGCGTCCATCGAATTTCATCTTGCAGCCGTTCATCCGATACACGTGTCAAATGCCCGTGGAGATAACTATGATTCCCGATTTCAAAAAAGGGAATGGTCGCTAGAAATCGCGCGTCGTCCGGTCTATCCTGAACCCATTTTCCGCCGAGGAACAAAGTGGCCGGGGCTCCAGTGCGAATAAGTATTTCTATGACGGTACTGTCGACACGGCTTGGGAGCAAAGTAGAACACGCATCAAAAGTCAGCGCAATTTTGCGAGAACTTGGCGAATGTAAAACAGGGTTTAAAGATCCGCGATGATCAGGATTAATCTTTTTCAAATACATGTTCGGTGCAGGGAAGTATTTTTCAGAAGAAAGGGGTCGGTAATATTGTAAAAGGTTTATTTGAGAACGCGTAATTATTTGTCCAAAAAATGACCCACGTACGTTGTAAGCATACAATACATACAAGGTGATGATGAGACAGGATATAATGAGTAAGGTTGCCGGAGACCATTGTTTATACAAATGAGCTTCTGTGCCTTCCAAAATTTTTATTGAAAAAGAGAGGGTTTTTTAAGATACTTAGCCGACTAATAATGGTCCAAATTAAGGGAGGTTTCATGCAAGATTTATCTATAAAATCATGCGTAGCTCAAAATAAGAAAGCTTTGACCTATGGCAATAGACTTATTTTACCGTTTCATTGCCGGTTTATTAGCATTACTATCGGATTTAACATGTCGACAATTTCGACACCCACAGTATATTATGATTTTTCCGATTCCGACCGCGACGTACGTATTGTTAAAGAAGACCAATACACCAGTGTTTATTTTGCGGCTGAAGATCATTTAAATGCTGCTTTTGGAAAACATCAGGGTGGTGTAATTTTGGCCTGTTGCGAGCTTTCTGATGATATATTTGACGTTAAAGTACATCGGCGTTTGCGGTTGCGTTTTCGTGATGATCAGCCCGTGGTGACCATCGAATCGATGGAATGAAAAGTAAATAATTTTTATTACGAAGTAAAGTTCCGGAGACTTTTGCGCAGGAATATATTTCATGTCATAGCCGCTGGCGGTTTTTTACTGGGTTGCTTTCTCCTGACGATCGTGCCATTTGGCTGTGCTTCCGAAGATACCCGCAAGACAACAGAAATATATCCGGGGGTTTACTATACGGTCATTCACCGCCCGGCTGCTCCTAATTATATCCATGTTGTCGAAATACACAGAGACCGTGCAGTTGTTGGCTTACAGGCAATCAAAGCGGGCCGATTTTTACGAGCAACGATGCCCTTGTCCGAAGCTTTAACTGGCATCGAACCTTTGGCAGCCATCAATGGCGATTTTTTTTCACAAGAAGGGGCTCCGTCAGGGGCACAAATCAGTGAAGGCGAGCCTGTCAAAGACGGCGCCGAATCATGGTATGCCCTTGGAGTAGCTGGCAAAGAAATATTTATCGATCGCGTCCATTTTACCGGGCAAGTTTTTCTGAATAATGAAAAATCGTTTACCATTAACGGATTTAACCGCCCGCGGCAAGATAAAGAAATTATTTATTACAATGCCTATTATGGAACTTCGTCTGGGACTAATCCATACGGAGTCGAACTGGTTTTGAGAAAGCCAACGAACGGGATGATCGTTGGTAACAGTGCGGAATACAAGCTTTTGGATATCGACTCGACCGGAAATCATTCGATTACGGATAGTACCGCTGTTTTGTCGTTTCATGGCGACATTTACAAAAATATTATTCGCGATTTGCGATTAGGGCAGTCGATAACAATCAGTATTGAAAGCGAACCTGCACACGGCAGCATTCCAACTTTGATCGGTGGTTTCCCGCTTTTGGTTAGAAAAAAACAGAATATGATTGCAAGCGAAGTCAATAGAACAAGTTTTTATACGGATGCCAATGCCCGAACGGCTGTAGGGTATTCGGCCGAATCGATTTTTTTGGTATGCGTTGACGGCGATCAGCCGAATTACAGCGTCGGTATGTCGCTGGACGATTTGGCGGAATTGATGATCGAATTGGGTTGCGAGGATGCGCTGAATCTCGACGGCGGAGGTTCGACGACCATGCGGATTCGCGGCCAATTGGCCAACCGTCCGTCGGGCGGAGGGCTTGAACGTAACATTTCCAACGCCTTGGTCGTAATGCCGCTCCGCCAATAGGTTTGATTATGGCTCAACAACACCGCATTAAAGTCAGCAATCCTTACCGGCTTTCGGTCAACATTAAAAGCGGTTTGTTTATATTGGCCGTGCTGATTATTCTT
This genomic interval carries:
- the accB gene encoding acetyl-CoA carboxylase biotin carboxyl carrier protein, whose translation is MDLNELKKLIKIVDESNVNEVEIEEELSKAKGKLKVRISKNHGVSAMTVLPQAHQTSHFPPPLVQHTPTTQPLQFESQETITKSQAERPLDVVDKGEFIEVKSPIVGTFYRSPAPDADSYVDVGTVIKPGQTLCIIEAMKIMNEIESEVSGKVAKILVENGQPVEYNQTLFLIGKA
- a CDS encoding polysaccharide deacetylase family protein, encoding MKKINPDHRGSLNPVLHSPSSRKIALTFDACSTLLPSRVDSTVIEILIRTGAPATLFLGGKWVQDRPDDARFLATIPFFEIGNHSYLHGHLTRVSDERLQDEIRWTQEIIYTVTGVVPKFFRPPYIEYDDRVIQTAAALGLTTIVGDIPSGDPDPHATKERLITQILNGVKSGTIVIMHMNKGGKHTAEALPETIRLLRENGYELVTMSGLLENQDQVLGGNTIGGSLGNIK
- the efp gene encoding elongation factor P; its protein translation is MAGVSDFRTGMTILMDGNLFIVTEFQHRNPGNWRAFVVAKLKNVRTGRVIEKTFRSHDKLEEVRTDAKEMQFLYSDGSMMHFMDNVTFEQVGIPVETVGEAANYLREGITPKILFYEGNAVNIELPITVELKVVTTAPGVRGDTVTGGSKPAELETGATVNVPLFINEGDRVKVDTRTGEYLERVTK
- a CDS encoding HAMP domain-containing protein; the protein is MSLRTKIYGGYFFLLCFWLIVWFYLNHHVERVHTLLDVLTPLEHSRTQLVKRIHSGLRNQEKLAAVLATNIGSTNFENNIGAMTSEMGDIQYSADSLLFLSSRWHQTADKIYNSNFDRLVLGLGLGYSEVQEANQTAFRNEILQINDLKIFEKQIGDLFEKQRTAADARHARNFNTKFDRWISALSDSMLARLNTFEHISNQNTIVRINTINEISHSMNWLSYGILIVTLIFVVILTHDVRQILSGFRVLKSAAQEVAQGKLQPHVPAKGFKEMEELLAAFNAMTEQLRELENLKSDFFSKLVHDFKSPLDNIKQSADVLLNDITGGSLDSNQKKFLEIIKRSASNLRAMVQEQLNESKLIAGQSELKYEMCDLKELIRDRIELQRPTAVAKQVSFSMKFNEANFTIACDRNKISRVMDNLLSNAIKFSRSDTRISVELEDKGEQVQVRIKDSGVGIPAEKQNVIFKKYGRLSSSDMTTGTGLGLYTAKYIVELHRGSIWFKSKSGFGSTFYFILPKEPPIVLPPNT
- a CDS encoding phosphodiester glycosidase family protein, whose protein sequence is MRRNIFHVIAAGGFLLGCFLLTIVPFGCASEDTRKTTEIYPGVYYTVIHRPAAPNYIHVVEIHRDRAVVGLQAIKAGRFLRATMPLSEALTGIEPLAAINGDFFSQEGAPSGAQISEGEPVKDGAESWYALGVAGKEIFIDRVHFTGQVFLNNEKSFTINGFNRPRQDKEIIYYNAYYGTSSGTNPYGVELVLRKPTNGMIVGNSAEYKLLDIDSTGNHSITDSTAVLSFHGDIYKNIIRDLRLGQSITISIESEPAHGSIPTLIGGFPLLVRKKQNMIASEVNRTSFYTDANARTAVGYSAESIFLVCVDGDQPNYSVGMSLDDLAELMIELGCEDALNLDGGGSTTMRIRGQLANRPSGGGLERNISNALVVMPLRQ